The proteins below come from a single Corylus avellana chromosome ca3, CavTom2PMs-1.0 genomic window:
- the LOC132173799 gene encoding disease resistance response protein 206-like translates to MGARARQFYIIVFSFLTLLALSSAFQGKKQYKPCKSLILFFHDIIYNGKNAANATSAIVAAPEGANLTILAGQFHFGNIAVFDDPITLDNNLHSKPVGRAQGLYIYDTKNTFTAWLGFAFVLNSTDHQGTINFLGADPILAKSRDISIVGGTGDFFMHRGVATIMTDAFEGEVYFRLRLHIKFYECW, encoded by the coding sequence ATGGGGGCCAGAGCCAGACAATTCTACATAATTGTCTTCTCTTTCCTCACTTTACTTGCATTATCTTCTGCCTTCCAGGGCAAGAAACAGTACAAACCATGCAAAAGCCTCATCTTATTCTTCCATGACATCATTTACAATGGCAAAAATGCTGCAAATGCAACATCTGCAATAGTTGCAGCCCCCGAAGGGGCTAACCTGACCATCTTGGCAGGCCAATTTCACTTTGGGAACATAGCCGTTTTCGACGACCCCATCACTCTTGACAACAATCTGCACTCCAAGCCCGTCGGTAGGGCACAAGGGCTCTACATTTATGACACAAAAAACACTTTCACCGCTTGGCTTGGCTTCGCATTTGTTCTCAATAGCACCGACCACCAAGGCACCATAAATTTCTTGGGAGCTGATCCGATATTGGCGAAGAGCAGAGACATTTCCATTGTTGGTGGGACTGGAGATTTTTTCATGCACCGTGGAGTTGCAACTATAATGACTGATGCTTTTGAAGGGGAAGTGTATTTCAGGCTGCGGTTGCACATTAAGTTCTATGAGTGTTGGTAA
- the LOC132173797 gene encoding uncharacterized protein At5g41620-like, with the protein MERGGKSGEGGAEKEENLGEKLRRGVLLEGKRGGPCTPVLSWRLWAPPTAHDTIIRSYPFHHPSARKLAAALWEFQQLYFPLSKMHRGVSNAGPGADSRLRRHQHHYNKLRKDKGLDLSHFLADNSTSSPDQPGSASSLRRHVAASLMQHHRSIERNNRALQPVSPASYGSSMEVAPYNPAVTPTSSLDFKGRIGDSHYNLKTSTELLKVLNRIWSLEEQHASNMSLIKAFKMELDQSRHKIKELLRDRQAGRHEMDDLLKQIAEDKLVRKGKEQERIHAAVQSVRDELEDERKLRKRSESLHRKLARELSEVKSSLSVAVKELERERKSRTLLEDLCDEFARGIKDYEQEVHALKQKSDKDGTRRADQDRLILHISESWLDERMQMQLEEAQHGFVEKNSIVDKLSLEIETFLQAKRLDNSKSMDNQLSRDRRKSLESVPLNEALSAPQDMGDEEDSLGSDSHCFELNKPSNNDLKSHGDEAADGHIDEAVKSNEMKRSFISHQRVKSRTPSSFQVKFEEQMAWAMSCNGNKKSQVVDTEQDKTTEAKPVDVSISQNSEHHEATEDSSYQNRNLHDEIHGMSSNYMVDNLISQFSLSDGGNLNPDSNYGEASCSNSGWRNQPSPVRQWMPKLASPDLDVSESSKLPPVLKENTLKAKLLEARSKGPRSRLKAFKRFS; encoded by the exons atggaaaGGGGAGGGAAAAGTGGGGAAGGGGGAGCAGAAAAGGAGGAAAATTTAGGAGAAAAGTTGAGGAGAGGGGTATTGTTGGAAGGGAAAAGAGGGGGCCCTTGTACTCCAGTGCTCTCTTGGAGACTTTGGGCGCCTCCTACTGCCCATGATACCATCATTAGGAGCTACCCTTTTCACCATCCTTCTGCTAGAAAGCTCGCCGCGGCTCTCTGGGAGTTTCAGCAGCTTTATTTTCCACTCTCTAAAATGCACCGCGGTGTCAGTAATGCTGGTCCTGGGGCTGACTCTAGGCTGCGCCGCCACCAGCACCACTATAATAAGCTGAGAAAGGACAAGGGCCTGGATCTTTCCCACTTCTTGGCTGATAATTCTACTAGTTCTCCTGACCAG CCGGGGAGTGCAAGCAGTTTGAGGAGGCATGTTGCTGCATCACTGATGCAACATCATCGATCAATTGAAAGGAATAATCGCGCCCTGCAGCCTGTATCTCCTGCAAGTTATGGTAGTTCCATGGAG GTGGCACCTTATAACCCTGCAGTCACTCCTACTAGTTCTTTGGATTTTAAGGGAAGGATTGGTGACTCACATTATAATCTTAAAACATCTACAGAACTGCTCAAAGTATTAAATCGGATCTGGAGCTTGGAAGAACAGCATGCGTCCAATATGTCATTGATAAAAGCATTTAAAATGGAGTTGGATCAATCCCGTCACAAAATCAAAGAGTTGCTTCGGGACAGGCAAGCTGGTCGACATGAGATGGATGATTTATTGAAGCAAATTGCAGAAGATAAACTAGTTAGGAAGGGTAAGGAACAGGAACGAATCCATGCTGCAGTTCAGTCAGTGAGAGATGAGCTAGAAGATGAGAGGAAGTTAAGGAAAAGATCAGAGAGCCTCCACAGAAAGTTAGCTCGGGAGCTTTCTGAGGTGAAATCTTCTCTCTCTGTTGCTGTGAAAGAGCTGGAAAGGGAGAGAAAATCAAGGACTTTGTTGGAAGACCTCTGTGATGAGTTTGCTAGGGGAATAAAAGACTATGAACAAGAGGTCCATGCTTTAAAACAGAAATCTGACAAGGATGGGACTCGAAGGGCTGATCAAGATCGTCTGATTCTTCATATATCTGAATCATGGCTTGACGAACGGATGCAGATGCAGCTAGAAGAAGCCCAGCATGGTTTTGTGGAAAAGAACTCAATAGTTGATAAGTTAAGCCTTGAAATAGAAACCTTCCTTCAAGCTAAACGCCTGGATAACTCTAAAAGTATGGATAACCAGCTGTCGAGAGATCGCCGCAAGTCACTTGAATCTGTCCCTTTGAATGAGGCTCTGAGTGCACCTCAGGACATGGGTGATGAAGAAGATTCTTTAGGCAGTGATTCACATTGTTTTGAGCTGAACAAACCAAGCAACAATGACTTAAAATCACATGGGGATGAAGCTGCGGATGGTCATATTGATGAAGCAGTGaaatcaaatgaaatgaagagaagtTTCATCTCTCATCAACGGGTAAAAAGTCGTACTCCATCCAGCTTTCAAGTTAAGTTTGAAGAGCAGATGGCTTGGGCTATGTCATGCAATGGAAATAAGAAGTCCCAGGTAGTGGATACAGAACAGGATAAAACCACAGAAGCGAAGCCAGTTGATGTAAGCATTTCCCAGAATTCTGAACATCACGAAGCGACTGAAGACAGCAGTTACCAAAATAGGAATTTACATGATGAAATCCATGGGATGAGTTCCAATTACATGGTTGATAACCTAATAAGCCAATTTTCATTGTCGGATGGTGGGAACTTAAATCCTGACAGTAATTATGGGGAGGCTTCCTGCAGTAACTCTGGATGGAGGAATCAGCCGAGTCCGGTACGACAATGGATGCCAAAACTAGCATCCCCAGATCTTGATGTCTCTGAATCTTCGAAATTGCCTCCAGTCTTAAAGGAGAATACTTTGAAGGCGAAGCTTCTTGAAGCAAGGTCAAAGGGTCCACGCTCACGTTTAAAAGCTTTCAAACGCTTCTCATAG